From a region of the Impatiens glandulifera chromosome 4, dImpGla2.1, whole genome shotgun sequence genome:
- the LOC124934939 gene encoding uncharacterized protein LOC124934939, with product MVKEGAKENTIKCDKKKQQLTMKMASIKKKSMELSSLYDIDVCFLSLEENGRIESWPDNLNQVKPILERYKKEVSKRKMKMSTTTAATDHVQTSGFSKARIGSLLDGLSQKFLKIFSNQIAEKIELIDNQLSSKNQSLPLLNSEEEMTTLHSMTRLV from the coding sequence ATGGTGAAAGAAGGTGCGAAAGAGAATACGATCAAGTGCGATAAGAAGAAACAGCAATTGACAATGAAGATGGCCAGTATTAAGAAGAAGAGCATGGAGCTCTCCTCCCTCTACGACATCGACGTATGTTTTCTCAGTTTGGAAGAAAATGGAAGAATAGAGTCTTGGCCGGATAATTTAAATCAAGTTAAGCCCATTCTTGAACGCTACAAAAAAGAAGTTTcaaagaggaagatgaagatgtcCACTACTACTGCAGCAACAGATCATGTTCAAACATCTGGATTCTCTAAAGCTAGAATCGGATCTCTACTTGATGGGTTGTCTcagaagtttttgaaaatattctcGAATCAAATTGCAGAAAAAATAGAGTTGATTGACAACCAATTATCATCCAAGAATCAATCTTTGCCCTTATTAAACTCGGAAGAGGAGATGACGACCCTTCACTCCATGACACGTCTGGTGTAG